The window GTTCAGTGAGGACTATCTTCCCCTTTCCCCTATACCCTGCCATAGCTGCTATAACACCTGCATACCCTGTGGCGACAGAGTGGTAAATATCTGCTTCAGGTATCTCCTCCTGAAGAATCCCAATTAAATTTAAAAAAATATTTCTATAGGTCCAGTAATATATATTGTAGTTGGTGTTGCTGAAATTTTCCCTATAATTTCTCAAAAGTGGATTCCAAAATATCTTGCTCACAACTACTTCCATGGGATTTCCGTATTCTTTTCTAGAAAGACTGTCAAGGATTTCAGCGGACTTTTCCACAGATGCCTCTCTGAAGTTCATTAAGTTAAAAAGTTCCTCCTTAACCTTATCTTTTCTAATATAATTATTTTTAAATATTCTGAATCCGGTTACAGGGAGATCCGGATTCAGGGTTATATTTTTAACCTCCTTTATATTATCTGGAAGCTCATATTTTGAAACGGCAAATTCCTTGTTTGGAATAATACACAGTATAGAAAATTCATGTTCCTTATTCAAATTTATCAGGTCCTGTACCCACGAAGATACTCCTCCCACAACATAGGGATAAGAACCCTCACAAATCAAGCATATTTTCGCCATCGCCATACGCTCCTTTTATGTCGTTTCTAAGATGATAGGGCATCTCGAGTCCATTTTTTATAAACCTTTCTTTCATCTGTATTATTTTTTCATACCAGTTCTTTTCATAGTAATATTCCAGGGCAAAATTAACTACCTCTGCATCAGGTTCCTCTTCTTCTAAAAGTCTCTCCAAATGAATCTGACATTTTTTATCGTCCATATTTTTATAAAACTCTAGAAGTTTTGCAGCATAGCTTTTATCCTTATCAAAAAGAGTTTTTAAAGTATTAAGAGCTTTTTTCTGAGCTATGAGTAGTACATCTCCCTTTAAAAGACCTGATTCTATATAGTCATTATAACTTTTAAAAATTTTATCTAAATCCCCACTTTGATCAGTCTTTTGTATGTTAATCCCGTGCTTTTCATAGATCCAGTTTAATTCCGTAGCGGCATAATGTATCACATCTATATCTTCATCTAAAAGGGCCTTTTCTAGGACCTCTACCTTAAAGCGTTCATCAGGAGGATTAAAGTTTATCAAAAATCTTTTTTTCTCTTCTGGAGTCCCTGTGGCAAGTATATCAAAGGCTCCCATTGTCCCGAGCTCCACCGCCAGATCTATAAACTTTACCTCTCTTCTGTTCTTAAGATATCTTTCAAAATCTGAACTTTCCTCTATCATCTGATAATCAAAATCCAGTCTGGGAATAAGTTCTATAAAGAGTAGTCCTCCGAAACCCATAACTGGAAAAAGGAAAATAAAAAGATCAAAATAATATATGTCCTCATTAAAAAAAATATGGTTTATTAAAAGAAAAATTAAGCCAAGGCCTATATGAAAATACCAAAATTTTTCCAGTGGACGCCTAAGACTATAAGTAAATAAGTATGAGTCTAAAAAGGTAGCTAAAATCAAAATCAGAATAAATATCCATCTCTTTTTTATAATCCTTCACCTCCCAGTATTATATGTGATTTTTCAGCATCAAACTTCACAAGATAAAGGTTATCTTTAGCAGTCTTTTCAATTAGCTGAAACTCTCCATTTTCAACATCTTTAATCCTATTACCTCTTATTCTCACAAAGGTGTTTACCGGACCTCTATAATTATTAAAATTAATTTTTATAATATTCTTTATTTTCTCATGATCTATAACTAGCCCTTCCATCTGCATATACTTAAGAGTTGCGTCACTCTGAACATCTGCATCTAAGAATGGAAAATGAATATTTATCTGTGAAAATATCTTTTCATACTCTTTTTTCAGCTGCTCCCAGGATTTACCCTTGCCTCTCTCCTGATCTGTAATATCATCAGGATGTACAAAATGACTAACACAACCATAGGCTCCTATGGCATTGTATATACTCCACATTAGATCCTCGCTGTAGTGGAATCCTGCAGAAAACCTAGGCAGACTGTAAAGCTGCGGGTAGTCTGGATCTCTTCCTACTTCCTGCAAAAGTAACCCAGGCTCATAATCTCCCATATAAATTCCGGAAATTGATTTTAGTTCAGGCAGAGCAGCAATCAGGGCTTTTTTTCCATCTTTTGTTATAATATTACTTGGTGGCACATAAGAAAATATTTTTACTTCCTCACCGTAGAGGTCCTTGGTCAGATCTTTTAGTTTTTCAAGGGAAAAAATCATATCCTCTATCCCTGTCCAGGGGATATAACCATAATCCTCAAAATTCATACCACCCTCTAAAACCAGGGAAAAGTGATTATATCCGTGGAAACCTAGCTCTCCCTCATCTTGAAAAACTTCCCGCCCAAAATATCCTGTTGTTTCTCTTAACTTCTCTGTAAAATCTACAATTTTTCTTTTATCTGTGGCATCGGTGTAATCCCCTATTATAAAAGTGGTGTATCGAAGCTTCTCTCTCTGAGCTATAGACTCCATGTCAGGCCACCATACTTTTTTAAAGAAATTAATATTATTCATATTATATTCTTCATGAATTTTTTTATTGTCCCCAGAAGGTATCGGTGCTGGAAAATCATCAATATGAGCTATCTTGGAGTTGAACACCGGCATTATGAAATAATCATTTCCGTAGGCTATAAGCTGAGTCAGAAGCCCCCGAGTCGTGTTCCCTTCAAACATTGAAGTATTGGAATATATTATTCTTCCCTTTCCGTAAGGGATTTCCCAGATCAAGGGGGTGTCATCATCAGACGCAACTATAATCTCTGCATCAGGAGAGAGGTTTAGCTTTAATGAAGACCCCGATATAAATTCACCACTTGGTTTTGTAGTTTCCATTCCCGGAAAAAAACTTGTATAAAACTTAATCCCTGACGTCTCTGTAAAACCATCAATGTTCAGTATCCCCCCCATGGAATTAAAGGGACTTTTAAAGGATCTTTCCAAAACAATGAGGTTTCCCCCATCTTCGATGAATTTTTTTATACCTAAAAAAACTTCTTTTCTCATTCCTGTAAAATCCTCTGCTACAATTATCACACTGGAATAACCAGATATTTCTCCTTGATAGCCATTTATCTTTTGACTGTCATGTTTAGTCTTTGTAAATTCAAAAACTTTATTTAGATTATATAAAATCTCCCTAGTTCCTATACCGTCTTCACTGTAAAGAAGAAGCTGTTTTTGGGGATTTTCTATATTCAGATCACCCTTTTTACCTTCAGGTACAATAAAATCCCTTTCCTGCTTTAAAGTAAAGTATGTGGGAAGTTTCTTTACACGAAAATACTGAAGCCCCAGTGCAGTTATAAAAGTAATCAGCATAAAATATTTAAATTTCATAGAAATCAGCCTCTATACCTTGGAACAGAGTTGCTATTTTTTCCATTAATAGCTCTTTACTAGCTGCAGTTGTGGCAGGGAAAAGTATTCTTAACCTCACATCATCCATTGCTATAAAGTCACTCTCACGAACCTTTCCTTTTATCATCTCTGCAACCTCCTCTGGTGTGACTCCTTCAAGTTTGGTTTCAAAGACCATGAAATCCATATCCAGAAGTTTTTTCCTTCTCTCCTCTTCAAGCATAATTTTATTAAAATATCCCATGGTAAATATCCCTGTATTTCCAAGAGAGTTTTCTTTTATCTCTTTTTTCTCTTTGACAACTGCCTCTGATAAAGCTTCATTTAGCCAGTGGGTTATTATCTTAAACATCTCATAACTGTACCTCTCGCTGGCTTCAAGACTCATTCTTTCTATATTTATAAATCCTAAAATTTCATTATTATTTCTGATGGGGGAAACAAAAACCGGAGAATCCCCCTCTATATCAAGGGGAAATTCCATGGTAGCTCCCGCTTTTATAACCTCACTGAATACACTGTTCTCTTTTACTTGTAGAAATCCTGGCATTCGTCCGTTTCCTGCTCTTAATATTAGCCTCATAAAATTCTTCTCAAGATTAAAGCTGTAAATAGACACCACATCACATTCTAAAAACTGTCTCATTATAAGTACTGCTTCTGTGTATATCTGTTCTACACTCATATTTTTAAAAGATGACTTTATCTGGTTCAGAGTCAGTATACTCTCACGACTGCTTATTATTCTTTTTTTCAGCCTACTGTTTACGGTGATAAGTTTGACATTATTTTCCTTTTGTTTCTCATAGTCCTCTCTGGCTTTAGAAACCTCTTCCTCTAGATACATTATCCTTTCATCAGTGGTATCTCTCAGTTTCCCTAGAAAAAGTGCTGTAAAGAAAAACATCAAGATAAATTTATAATATTCAAAGCTTGAAAAAAATATGATCATATCCCTTCCCAGTCCTATATAGGATAAAATATAGTAAATTATAGAAAAAGAAACTACAAATCCGCTCATATAGGTTCCGTACTTAAGTGATATCACTGCTATCACAATCAAAAAGGGATGCAAGTTCATATTCAAAAAACTGTATTTAAAGGAAGAAAAATAAAAAAATACAAGATAAACTGCCGTGGTGTACAATAAACTCTCTGTAAAACAATTAAAAGTTTTGCTTTTCATAATTTACTCCTTTTCCTCAAAAAACCTATAGGTGTCCACCGTATCCAAAAAATACCCGTCAAAGCCTGCAGAATCTATTTTTTTCTGATAATCCTTACTTATTTTTTTCCAAGCGGGATCCCAGTATTTCACAATATAATTTCCCTTCCAGTTGGGATTTTCCTTTTCTATCCATCCAGGCAAAATTTTACTCCACTGCTTTTTCCAGTATCTCCTATAATTTTCTGCCTCGCCTATACTAAAATATGCCACGACCAGTCTTCTAGATCCATTTTTCTTCCTTTTCAATCTTTCTACCTGAGATCTGCTGAGAGCTTTCCCCATATGGTCGGCGTCTATTATAAGGAGGTCATAATCCAAATTTTCCAGTGTTTTTATAAAACTTTCAGCACTCTTAAATTTTTCAGGATTCAGCAGGCATAAAAAATTTTCCACATCTTCTAAAGACTTTACACTCTTATTGTTAAAGCCCAACAAGGGTTTATAAATTGAATT is drawn from uncultured Ilyobacter sp. and contains these coding sequences:
- a CDS encoding DUF2194 domain-containing protein, with translation MKFKYFMLITFITALGLQYFRVKKLPTYFTLKQERDFIVPEGKKGDLNIENPQKQLLLYSEDGIGTREILYNLNKVFEFTKTKHDSQKINGYQGEISGYSSVIIVAEDFTGMRKEVFLGIKKFIEDGGNLIVLERSFKSPFNSMGGILNIDGFTETSGIKFYTSFFPGMETTKPSGEFISGSSLKLNLSPDAEIIVASDDDTPLIWEIPYGKGRIIYSNTSMFEGNTTRGLLTQLIAYGNDYFIMPVFNSKIAHIDDFPAPIPSGDNKKIHEEYNMNNINFFKKVWWPDMESIAQREKLRYTTFIIGDYTDATDKRKIVDFTEKLRETTGYFGREVFQDEGELGFHGYNHFSLVLEGGMNFEDYGYIPWTGIEDMIFSLEKLKDLTKDLYGEEVKIFSYVPPSNIITKDGKKALIAALPELKSISGIYMGDYEPGLLLQEVGRDPDYPQLYSLPRFSAGFHYSEDLMWSIYNAIGAYGCVSHFVHPDDITDQERGKGKSWEQLKKEYEKIFSQINIHFPFLDADVQSDATLKYMQMEGLVIDHEKIKNIIKINFNNYRGPVNTFVRIRGNRIKDVENGEFQLIEKTAKDNLYLVKFDAEKSHIILGGEGL
- a CDS encoding endo alpha-1,4 polygalactosaminidase, with the translated sequence MLILFILMFSIFLPSSGEDIDYRKEMINFIGEIRERSEEGKIIIVQNSTELFYKDKKSDEKLLSKIDGISRESLFYGEGAYNKKNTSEQIQQTLKELIGIRKKNKKILLIEYTDRMWNKQKIKKYIKKYDFIGESFDTYELNSIYKPLLGFNNKSVKSLEDVENFLCLLNPEKFKSAESFIKTLENLDYDLLIIDADHMGKALSRSQVERLKRKKNGSRRLVVAYFSIGEAENYRRYWKKQWSKILPGWIEKENPNWKGNYIVKYWDPAWKKISKDYQKKIDSAGFDGYFLDTVDTYRFFEEKE